GAACCGGCCGCAAAAGCCGATGGTATCGACTGCTATGGCAAGTGTTCCTGCGAAGGGACCAAGACCGACCGAGATGACAAAGACCAGCGCCCAGACAAGGTCGGGGACCGTTCGGAAAAACGCGATCAGAAGCCGGGCACATGCGCCGAACACGCGGCCCAGAACGGTTGGTCGTGTCAGGCCCTTGGTTGCCATCATGGCCAAGGGGACACTCAAGATGACGCCGATTACTGTGCCGGCCAGGGCCATTTGAAAGGTCTCGAGGAGGGCTGTCGACAGCTGCGGCAGGCGCTCCGTTGTCGGAGGCCATGCCCGGGACAGGAAATCCACCATCGACGGACCACCTGATACGAGCGCCGAGAATGACCAGCCCGCGCCTTGGAATGACCAAAGAACGAAAGCGAGCAACGCGACGTGGGCGACGAAGGTCAGCGGGTTCTGCCGCTCAAGGCGTGTTGGAATCGACCGGCGCTCCGGCCGGGTTTGTGGGGTGTCAACCATAGAATTCGTTCAGGTCGGAGGAGGAAAGGACGGCGCTGTTCTGATCGAGTTCCACCTTGCCGCCGCGAAGAGCGACAACACGATCCGAATAGGCGAGCGCATGGGCGACATTATGCGTCGTAAAGAGCAAGGTGATGCCCTCTTCCTTTGAAAGATGATGAAACAGATCCATGACTTCCTGACCGGCGACCGGGTCCAGGCTAGCGACCGGCTCATCGGCGACAATCATTTTGGGTTGCTGCATCAGGGCACGGGCGATGGCAACGCGCTGAGACTGGCCACCCGAAAGTTGGTCAGCCCGTCTCATTGCCTGTTCGGACAGCCCGACCCTTTCGAGGCAGGCGTAGGCCCGTTCTCTGATCTGTCGTCCGGAGAAGGCCTGGCTCCAGCCGCGTATTCCGCTCGCTCTGCCCAGATTGCCATGCACTACGTTGGTCAGTGCTGAGACGCGCGGGACCAGATTGTGCTTTTGAAAGACGAAACCCACGTTGCTGCGAATTTTCCGCAATTGACGAGCATTGGCCGAACGCAGCTCTGTGCCAAAGAGCACCGCTTCACCGCTGTCAGGTTCGATCAGACGCATGGCACATCTCAAGGCCGTCGACTTGCCGGCGCCATTTGATCCGATCAGCGCAACAGCCTCCTTGTTGGCAATTGAAAAGGAGACATCAGTCAGGATCGCGCGATTGGCCTCGAACGACTTGCACAGGCCTCGAATTGCCAAATCCGGTTTGGCGGGAGATGTCGGCGATGGGGGATGGACCTCCGGCGCTTGCGCGCCGGTGGTCAAAGCTGCGGTCTGCATTATTTGCCGATGAAGTTGTCGTACTGCGGGAAGCCAGCGGTCGTGTACATCGAGCGGACGATGTCGTAAGCGCCGTCTTCGATCGCGACCAGATCCATGCCGGAGTACTTGTCGTTCTCTTCATGAGCAAGGATGCCGCTGATGATGCTTTCCTTGTTGTCGAGGATCGCCTGGCGAACAGCCTCGGCAGTCTCGGGGTCAACATGTGCGGCGGCCATCAGCATGTCGTTCGGCAGGTCGCCGGAACGAGCGATGATGCGGAAGAAACCGTTCGGAACGCTATCGTCCTTGTTGCGAACGCTGATCCAGGAGTTGTGGTTGGTTCCGATGGCTGCAACGTCGCCCTTCTTCAGAGCTTCATGGGCAATGTTGCGGGAGGTGTGCAGACGATCGACGTCCTTGACGGGATCAATGCCGTAGTCAGCCATCAGCTGCATTGGGCAGAGCATGTTCGATGTCGAGCCAATGTCGCCAAAGGCAACCTTCTTGCCCTCAAGCTCAGCCGGGCGAACGATGCCGCTGTCAGCGCGAACAACGATTGCGCAGAAATAGTCAGGGCGGCCGAGACCGATCAGAGGCGTGGCTTCCGTCAGCTTGTTGATGACGATGTATTCAGCCGGACCGGTGACGACGAAGTCGACGCGCTTGGCGCGCAGTGCTTCAGCAGCTGCTGTGCGGCTTGTAACCGGGAAAAATTCAAAAGTATGGCCAGTTGCGGTTTCAAGCGCGCCCTTGAACGGACCCCACTCGAGCTGAAGGCGCTCAAGGCCTTCAACATCGGTCACAGCCAGTTTGAAATTGTCTGCAAAAGATGTCGTGACGGACAGCGCAAGGGTAGCAGCTGCGAGGGCTGCGGTTTTCAAAAACTTCATTTCAGGATCTCCCTGGTGGACGCGAGCTGCGTTAGCTGGCGGGGATATGCAAAACCCGACCCCAAATACCATCCCTACTTAACCCCACAGTGATGGAAATATGTCGTTTTGGTAAAATGAAGTCTGAAGACAGTAAGTATTGATATTGAATTCCGGGGATTTGTTGCCAATTTCATTATTTGAATAATTGGATAAAATTAGTTGTCGTAATAAATATATTATAGTTTATCAGGATGTTGACATCTGTTGCTTCGATAGGTCTAGCCCTGTGAGGTGAGCCAATCGATATCAGCGATGCGGTGATGATAGTCGACAGCGACCTCCTGAAGGATCCGGGCGGCTTCGGCAACCAGTTCGTCGCGTGGTTCCCCGATATAGGTGGCTGTGAACTGGAGTGGATTGGGCAACCAGCCTGGATCAAATGTGGCGATCTTGTTTTCGCCGACAAATCTGCGTCCGAGGGCATGGGGCAGGATGCCAACGCCCAGTCCGGATGCGACCATTTCGAAGCCGGTGGACAGCGAATTGGTGGGAAAGATCTGTGCTGTGCTTCCATAGCGTTCGCGAAGCTCACGGGTCAGTTCCCGGTGAGGCCTGGAGTTCCGGTTGTAGGTAATCACGGGCGTCACCCTGAGGTCTGGCTCCTCCATGTTCAGGGGGCGATACCAGTTCAGCTGGAACGGCGGCAGATCGACATTATCGACCGTATATTCCGAGATCGGTCCCATCAGGATCGCCAGATCCAGGGATCGTTCAAGCAGCATTTCGCGCAAGTTGAGTGAGATATCGACCGAGACTTCGATCTTCAGTTTCGGGAAGGTTTGGTGGAGCCGTGTCAGGAAATCCGGCAGGCATGTCTGGGCGACCGTTTCAGCAACCCCAAGCCTGAGAAGACTGCTCACACTGTCGGCCGGCATGATGTCTGCCTTGATCCGCTCGACAAGCGCGGCGATCTGTTCCGCGTGGGCACGCAGCAGGACACCCTGTTTGGTCAAAAACACGCCGGTCGAACTACGCGTAAACAGCTCTGCGCCAAGAAAGGCTTCCAGGCTCGCGATGCGCGAGGAGACCGCAGGTTGGGAAATGTTCATCTGCTCGGCGGCACGGCGGACGCCGCCAAGACGGGCAACCCAAAGGAAGGTTCTCAACTGTTCAAGCGTCATGTGGTAAGTCCTATTTGGTGATCAGGAAATTGGATCACTTTGAACAAGAAATAGCAATTTGACTTTATACGCCGTCAGCTTCAGCCTTTTCCAGAGTGAAGGGGTGCGTATGGTCCAGACCGTCAATTATTCAGAACTTGTCGAGCGCGATTTCGCTGCAGTCCGCAGTGCAATCCGGTCCGGACTGTACACGGGCCATACCGCGGGCCTCGCCAAGGGGCACCTGCAATGTAATCTCGCAATTGTCTCTGGAGATCTGGCGGACGACTTTCACGAGTTCTGTCGACTGAATCCGAAGTCCTGTCCGCTTGCTGGAGTGTCCGAGCCTGGCAATCCGCAGGTGGAGGGGCTCGGTGAAACCGTAGACATCCGCACCGACGCAGCACGATACAACATCTACCGCGATGGCGTATTGGCCGAGCAGGTGCCGGATTTGAGCGATGTGTGGCAGCCCGATTTTGTGGCCTTTGCCATCGGCTGCTCATTCACCTTCGAAAACGCACTGCTGCGTGCGGGTATTCCCATGCGCCATATCGAAATGGACGTAACAGTTCCAATGTACCGCTCGTCCATCAAGACTGTTCCGTGCGGGCCTTTCGGCGGCGATACGGTTGTGTCCATGCGCCCGATCCGTGAAGATCGGATCGACGAAGTCTTTGAAATCTGCAGGTCCTATCCTCTTGCCCATGGCGCACCGCTCCAAATTGGTGCGCCAGAGGAAATTGGCGTCGCGGATGTCGGCAAGCCGGATTGGGGCAATGCGGTCGACATAGGGGAGGGCGAAGTTCCTCTCTTTTGGGCCTGCGGTGTCACTCCGCAAGTTGCGATCATGCAAGCCAAGTCTGCTCTTTCGATCACACACGCCCCTGGTGCCATGCTCATCGCTGAAGTCAGCGAACAATGCGCGCCGATCTACCCCTATAACGATAACAAAAAGTCGACTTTCTGAACCTTCCCGGAATGGAGAACAACATGAAAAAATTTCTCGCACTATCCACGCTCTCTCTTGCTGCGCTTACCGCAGCAAGTGCTGTTCAGGCGGAAGAGCTGTCCGTCGTCGGCAGCTGGAGCAGCCTGCCACTTTACAAACAGTATGAAATGCCTTTCTGGACGGAAACCCTTTCGGAAGTTTCTGGTGGCGACCTGACGGCCACAATGACCACGCATGACCAGATGGGCATTGCTGGCGGCGATGTGTTCCGGATGCTGTCCCAGGGCGTCTTTGACGTGGGAATGACCGTGGGTGACTATGCGGTCGCCGACAGCGCGGCGCTCGAAGGTCTGGATGTGCCCCTGATCGCCACGAATGCTGCCACTGCTCAGAAGGCCGTTGAGGCGGCCCGTCCGATGGTCGACGACATCTACAAGGATGTCTTCAACGCCAAGGTTTTGGCGATTGCGCCCTATCCGCCGCAGGTCGTTTTCTGCAACGGGGAAGTCAGCAATTTGGAAGGCCTGAAAGGCAAGAAAGTGCGTGCCTCGGGCCGCATGACCGCCAAATTCCTGGAAGCGCTGGGTGCAGAGGGCGTCAATATCGGCTTTGGCGAAGTGCCCGGCGCCCTGCAGCGTGGCGTTGTCGACTGCGCCGTTACTGGAGCGGGCTCGGGCTACAACGCGGGTTGGTGGGAAGTTTCGACCCATCTGATCACGCTGCCTCTCGGTGGCTGGGATCCCGTTGTCACCGCGATTAACCTCGACAAGTGGAACTCGCTCAGCGATGCTCAAAAGAGCACTCTGGAAAGCGCGATCAAGGAAAAGTTCGAGGCTCCCGCTTGGCAGTCGGCTCAGGGGGCACTTGCAAATGATATTGCCTGCCTGACCGGAACCGGCGAATGCACCTACGGTGATGCACATGACATGACCCTGATCGCCGCAAGCGACGAAGACTTGGCCAAGGCGAAGGAGGTCCTGATCTCCGAGGTTCTGCCGGAATGGGCTGAACGCGCTGGGCCTGAGTGGGCCAAGCGTTGGAACGACAGCGTCGGCAAGGTCACCGGCGTCGAACTGACCCTGAACTAAGGCTGGAAACTCGTGACTCCGCTCATCTACCTCTTGAAGAAAATCAACGACCGGGTGGCAATTGCCGTCGGCGCAATGCTGATGGTCTGTGTCCTTTATACACTCGTTGAAATTCTGACACGCCAACTTGGCGGATCCTTGGGCGGAGTCGACGAGATTTCCGGCTACGTAATGGCAATCACATCAAGTTGGGGCGTGAGCTACGCCCTGACCGAGAGAGCGCATGTGCGTATCGACCTCGTGCGCGAGCGCCTTGTGACGAAAGGCCGGGCGCTCCTCGACGCGATTGCCATCATGAGCCTTGCAGCGACAGCATTGGTTGTCGCCTGGCGCGGCTGGTCTGTTGTCGCCAAGACGCTTTCGACAGGTGCAAGGGCCAACACGCCGCTGGAGACACCCTTGTGGATTCCGCAATTGCTGTGGTGGTCCGGCTGGCTCTGGTTTGCGATCTCGGCCGTTCTTTTGGTTGTTTATGTCATGCAAAAGCTGATCGTCAGCGACGAGGACGCGATTGAAGAAGCCGTTGGTATGGGGGGAAGCGAATGATCCCCTTTACAGCCTTCGGTCTTCTCGGCCTCCTTGCCCTTTCCATACCGGTCGGGATTGTTCTCTTTCTGCTCGCCTTCGGGATCGACTTTTTCTTCAGCCCGTTCCCGTTGATGCGCGGCCTTGGCCAGGTGGTCTGGTCTTCCTCCAACAGCGCAACCTTGATCGCCATTCCGTTGTTTGTACTGCTGGGAGAAATTCTGGTCCGCAGCGGCGTTGCAAGCAGGACCTATACCGCCCTCGATAAATGGGTGTCCTGGCTGCCCGGCGGTCTGATCCATGCGAATATCGCCACATCGACCATGTTCTCTGCAACCTCCGGCTCGTCGGTCGCGACTGCCGCGACAGTCGCAACGGTTGCGATGCCTCAGGCGCGGGCGCTGGGCTATAACGAGAAGCTGTTTTCCGGCGCAATCGCCGCTGGCGGTACACTTGGTATTATCATTCCGCCTTCAATCAACCTGATTGTTTATGGGTTTCTGACTGAAAGCTCGATTCCGCAGTTGTTTCTGGCCGGACTGTTACCGGGTCTGCTGATGGCGCTGCTCTTCATGATCTTCACAGTGATCCTTTGCGTGCTGTGGCCGTCTCTCGGCGGTCCTCGGCGCCCGAGCGCTTGGCGAGAGAGGTTTGTCGGGCTCCTGGACCTGATCCCGATTTTCGGACTTTTCGCTGCCATAGTCGGCTCGATTTATGCTGGCTGGGCGACGCCCACTGAAGCTGCGGCCATCGGCGTCGGCATTGCGCTGGCAATCGCAGTTCAACAAAGGGCATTTAGCCTTGATATGCTGTCCCAGGCGCTGCGCGGCGCGGT
The genomic region above belongs to Labrenzia sp. CE80 and contains:
- the phnE gene encoding phosphonate ABC transporter, permease protein PhnE, which codes for MVDTPQTRPERRSIPTRLERQNPLTFVAHVALLAFVLWSFQGAGWSFSALVSGGPSMVDFLSRAWPPTTERLPQLSTALLETFQMALAGTVIGVILSVPLAMMATKGLTRPTVLGRVFGACARLLIAFFRTVPDLVWALVFVISVGLGPFAGTLAIAVDTIGFCGRFFAESMEDVEKGPGEALTAAGASRLDTIFCAVIPAAMPSFITTSLFALEKATRSSVVLGLVGAGGIGIELKVAMDFFDYQLAMTIILMIFALVLVVERLGSIARRNILEGNSQ
- a CDS encoding TRAP transporter small permease; amino-acid sequence: MTPLIYLLKKINDRVAIAVGAMLMVCVLYTLVEILTRQLGGSLGGVDEISGYVMAITSSWGVSYALTERAHVRIDLVRERLVTKGRALLDAIAIMSLAATALVVAWRGWSVVAKTLSTGARANTPLETPLWIPQLLWWSGWLWFAISAVLLVVYVMQKLIVSDEDAIEEAVGMGGSE
- a CDS encoding PhnD/SsuA/transferrin family substrate-binding protein, whose protein sequence is MKFLKTAALAAATLALSVTTSFADNFKLAVTDVEGLERLQLEWGPFKGALETATGHTFEFFPVTSRTAAAEALRAKRVDFVVTGPAEYIVINKLTEATPLIGLGRPDYFCAIVVRADSGIVRPAELEGKKVAFGDIGSTSNMLCPMQLMADYGIDPVKDVDRLHTSRNIAHEALKKGDVAAIGTNHNSWISVRNKDDSVPNGFFRIIARSGDLPNDMLMAAAHVDPETAEAVRQAILDNKESIISGILAHEENDKYSGMDLVAIEDGAYDIVRSMYTTAGFPQYDNFIGK
- a CDS encoding TRAP transporter substrate-binding protein is translated as MKKFLALSTLSLAALTAASAVQAEELSVVGSWSSLPLYKQYEMPFWTETLSEVSGGDLTATMTTHDQMGIAGGDVFRMLSQGVFDVGMTVGDYAVADSAALEGLDVPLIATNAATAQKAVEAARPMVDDIYKDVFNAKVLAIAPYPPQVVFCNGEVSNLEGLKGKKVRASGRMTAKFLEALGAEGVNIGFGEVPGALQRGVVDCAVTGAGSGYNAGWWEVSTHLITLPLGGWDPVVTAINLDKWNSLSDAQKSTLESAIKEKFEAPAWQSAQGALANDIACLTGTGECTYGDAHDMTLIAASDEDLAKAKEVLISEVLPEWAERAGPEWAKRWNDSVGKVTGVELTLN
- a CDS encoding TRAP transporter large permease, with translation MIPFTAFGLLGLLALSIPVGIVLFLLAFGIDFFFSPFPLMRGLGQVVWSSSNSATLIAIPLFVLLGEILVRSGVASRTYTALDKWVSWLPGGLIHANIATSTMFSATSGSSVATAATVATVAMPQARALGYNEKLFSGAIAAGGTLGIIIPPSINLIVYGFLTESSIPQLFLAGLLPGLLMALLFMIFTVILCVLWPSLGGPRRPSAWRERFVGLLDLIPIFGLFAAIVGSIYAGWATPTEAAAIGVGIALAIAVQQRAFSLDMLSQALRGAVRTSAMIMLVVIGAYVLNFVLTAAGVSRALQDLLNGLGLGPLATLLVIVLMYIVLGFFIETLSLMVATIPIVVPIIVHLGYDKIWFGILMIILVEMALITPPVGLNLYVVQSARGRAPFKDVMLGCIPYAFAMLLMVGLLILAPQLALFLPSSL
- a CDS encoding LysR family transcriptional regulator, whose translation is MTLEQLRTFLWVARLGGVRRAAEQMNISQPAVSSRIASLEAFLGAELFTRSSTGVFLTKQGVLLRAHAEQIAALVERIKADIMPADSVSSLLRLGVAETVAQTCLPDFLTRLHQTFPKLKIEVSVDISLNLREMLLERSLDLAILMGPISEYTVDNVDLPPFQLNWYRPLNMEEPDLRVTPVITYNRNSRPHRELTRELRERYGSTAQIFPTNSLSTGFEMVASGLGVGILPHALGRRFVGENKIATFDPGWLPNPLQFTATYIGEPRDELVAEAARILQEVAVDYHHRIADIDWLTSQG
- a CDS encoding putative hydro-lyase, producing MTLYAVSFSLFQSEGVRMVQTVNYSELVERDFAAVRSAIRSGLYTGHTAGLAKGHLQCNLAIVSGDLADDFHEFCRLNPKSCPLAGVSEPGNPQVEGLGETVDIRTDAARYNIYRDGVLAEQVPDLSDVWQPDFVAFAIGCSFTFENALLRAGIPMRHIEMDVTVPMYRSSIKTVPCGPFGGDTVVSMRPIREDRIDEVFEICRSYPLAHGAPLQIGAPEEIGVADVGKPDWGNAVDIGEGEVPLFWACGVTPQVAIMQAKSALSITHAPGAMLIAEVSEQCAPIYPYNDNKKSTF
- a CDS encoding phosphonate ABC transporter ATP-binding protein produces the protein MQTAALTTGAQAPEVHPPSPTSPAKPDLAIRGLCKSFEANRAILTDVSFSIANKEAVALIGSNGAGKSTALRCAMRLIEPDSGEAVLFGTELRSANARQLRKIRSNVGFVFQKHNLVPRVSALTNVVHGNLGRASGIRGWSQAFSGRQIRERAYACLERVGLSEQAMRRADQLSGGQSQRVAIARALMQQPKMIVADEPVASLDPVAGQEVMDLFHHLSKEEGITLLFTTHNVAHALAYSDRVVALRGGKVELDQNSAVLSSSDLNEFYG